The following proteins come from a genomic window of Companilactobacillus pabuli:
- a CDS encoding GNAT family N-acetyltransferase, which produces MREWLVRENIKLKIVDPKDADSLYEQIEKTRPQLAKFMPWGESTKSVASERAFLEYCQDRMAAKKLWVASIWINGHPVGMIDLHNIDLDNKHAEVGYWLGGEFQGNGVMTDCLKKLLEIGFDELNLHKIKLMAEEVNLASNAVAKKVGFQFEGTLKDEIFSAGKYHDALLYGLVK; this is translated from the coding sequence ATGCGGGAATGGTTGGTTCGAGAAAATATTAAATTGAAGATTGTTGATCCTAAGGATGCAGATAGTCTTTATGAGCAAATCGAAAAAACTAGGCCTCAATTAGCTAAGTTCATGCCTTGGGGCGAATCGACTAAATCTGTGGCTAGTGAACGGGCTTTCTTAGAATATTGTCAAGATCGCATGGCAGCAAAGAAATTATGGGTTGCCAGTATCTGGATCAATGGACATCCGGTTGGAATGATAGACTTACATAATATCGATCTTGATAATAAACATGCTGAAGTTGGCTATTGGCTTGGAGGAGAATTTCAAGGTAACGGCGTTATGACTGATTGCCTGAAAAAATTACTAGAAATTGGTTTTGATGAATTGAATCTGCATAAAATTAAACTTATGGCAGAAGAAGTTAATCTTGCTAGCAATGCAGTTGCTAAAAAAGTCGGTTTTCAGTTTGAAGGTACATTGAAGGATGAAATTTTTTCGGCTGGTAAATATCACGATGCATTATTGTACGGATTAGTAAAATAA
- a CDS encoding ABC transporter permease, translated as MKIWIFMRKELLESWRNYHLLIIAAIFIVFGIEGPLMAKLTPDILKMASTSQMTIKMPDPTSVEAWQQYFKNMTQIGIFILAVIFSGTISNEISKGTLVNLVTKGLPRYAIVIAKYVVAMLQWCLAVIVAFLINWGYTAYYFPDDKSPNIWTGMWPLLVFGLLFVAVVIFGSTLSKSNYVH; from the coding sequence ATGAAAATTTGGATTTTTATGCGTAAAGAACTATTGGAATCATGGCGTAATTACCATTTATTGATTATTGCAGCAATCTTCATAGTCTTTGGGATTGAGGGACCATTGATGGCTAAGTTAACACCGGATATTTTAAAGATGGCTTCGACTAGTCAGATGACTATCAAAATGCCTGATCCTACTAGTGTTGAAGCGTGGCAACAGTATTTTAAAAACATGACCCAAATTGGGATTTTTATTTTAGCAGTTATTTTTAGTGGAACTATCAGTAATGAGATATCTAAAGGAACTTTGGTTAATTTGGTGACAAAAGGATTACCACGGTATGCCATAGTTATTGCCAAATATGTCGTTGCCATGTTGCAATGGTGTCTAGCAGTAATTGTTGCTTTTTTGATCAACTGGGGTTATACGGCGTATTATTTTCCAGATGATAAAAGTCCTAACATTTGGACAGGGATGTGGCCTTTATTAGTTTTTGGATTATTGTTTGTTGCAGTGGTGATTTTTGGTTCAACACTAAGCAAAAGTAATTATGTTCATTAG